Proteins encoded in a region of the Nitrospira sp. genome:
- a CDS encoding DUF3047 domain-containing protein, producing the protein MNNDVSRLHLKRIEPMALSLSSVLVGLASCLLAGIILAAPNRLQAGSPATIEVGAFSTAAPGGPWPDGWKPLTFPKIAQHTTYSLVRDGDRIAVKAASQASSSGYTKELLIDPKEYPIIQWQWKVSNILKAGNVAKKEGDDYPARIYVTFQYDSAKVSLFGKAKYEAAKLIYGQYPPLGALNYIWESRAAVGTAVPNPYTEQVHMVVVESGPTKLNTWMTEERNVYEDYKRAFGEEPPMISGIAIMTDTDNTGESAEAYYGDIVFRKKPQ; encoded by the coding sequence ATGAACAACGATGTTTCACGTCTTCACCTGAAAAGGATTGAGCCCATGGCACTGTCTCTTTCTTCCGTGCTTGTCGGTTTGGCGTCGTGCCTGTTGGCCGGAATCATCCTCGCTGCTCCAAACCGGCTGCAAGCCGGGTCCCCTGCCACCATCGAAGTCGGTGCCTTTTCGACCGCCGCGCCGGGTGGACCCTGGCCGGATGGCTGGAAACCACTCACGTTTCCTAAAATTGCCCAACACACGACGTACAGTCTGGTACGAGACGGTGATCGCATCGCCGTCAAGGCCGCCAGTCAGGCCTCCTCGTCGGGGTACACGAAAGAACTTCTGATCGATCCCAAGGAGTATCCCATCATCCAATGGCAGTGGAAAGTGTCGAATATTTTGAAAGCCGGCAATGTGGCCAAGAAAGAGGGCGATGATTATCCGGCCCGTATCTATGTCACCTTTCAATACGACAGTGCGAAAGTGAGTCTCTTCGGCAAGGCGAAGTACGAGGCCGCCAAGCTGATCTATGGGCAGTACCCGCCGCTCGGCGCCCTCAATTATATTTGGGAGAGCCGGGCGGCTGTAGGAACGGCGGTACCCAACCCTTACACCGAACAGGTGCACATGGTTGTGGTGGAAAGCGGGCCGACCAAGCTCAACACCTGGATGACTGAAGAGCGGAACGTCTATGAAGACTACAAGCGCGCGTTCGGAGAGGAGCCCCCAATGATTTCCGGGATTGCCATTATGACGGATACCGACAACACCGGCGAATCGGCGGAAGCCTACTACGGGGATATTGTCTTCAGGAAGAAACCGCAGTGA
- the soxC gene encoding sulfite dehydrogenase has product MNPFDGEMHASSEEGTEQEARVDRRTWLTEVVSLVGVTAAGLITPALLPAEEGASPAPTHVPGRGPSPYGLRTEGETVQRLTTATHSLTPHQSLHGIITPSALHFERHHNGVPSINPDRHRLMIHGLVDRPLTFAMNDLVRFPSVTRTLFIECSGNSGHEWKGPSGKTVQDTHGLMSTSEWTGVPLATVLAESGVKPDASWVLAEGSDAAAMTRSLPLTEVLKDALLCYAQNGEALRPEQGYPLRLVIPGWEGNTCIKWIRRLKLGTAPFMTREETSRYTDLMPDGKSRQFTFVMEAKSVITSPSGGQRIEPGFVEIRGLAWSGLGSVRAVDVSADGGRTWHPTQLQAPVLPRCHTRFRFGWRWNGDETIIQSRCTDETGYVQPTRTALVASRGTNSFYHYNAIHSWKIDQQGNVTNVSV; this is encoded by the coding sequence ATGAATCCGTTCGACGGAGAGATGCATGCCTCCTCAGAAGAGGGTACAGAGCAGGAAGCTCGGGTTGATCGGCGAACATGGCTTACCGAGGTCGTATCTCTCGTGGGAGTCACTGCCGCCGGTTTGATCACCCCCGCATTGCTTCCGGCTGAAGAGGGAGCGAGTCCCGCTCCTACCCATGTGCCGGGCCGCGGGCCTAGTCCTTATGGGTTGCGCACAGAGGGAGAGACGGTCCAGCGCCTCACGACGGCCACCCATTCACTGACGCCCCACCAATCCCTGCACGGTATCATCACTCCGTCCGCACTGCATTTCGAGCGCCATCATAACGGGGTGCCGTCCATCAATCCAGACCGCCACCGACTCATGATTCATGGACTGGTCGACCGGCCACTCACATTTGCGATGAATGATCTCGTGCGCTTTCCCTCCGTCACGCGCACGCTATTCATCGAATGCTCGGGGAACTCGGGGCACGAGTGGAAAGGACCGTCCGGTAAGACGGTGCAAGACACGCACGGATTGATGAGCACGAGCGAATGGACCGGCGTGCCGCTCGCGACGGTGTTGGCAGAGTCAGGTGTCAAACCGGATGCATCCTGGGTCCTGGCTGAAGGCAGCGATGCCGCAGCGATGACACGCAGCCTGCCGTTGACAGAGGTGTTGAAAGACGCGCTGCTCTGTTATGCGCAAAATGGTGAGGCGCTCAGGCCGGAGCAGGGCTACCCCCTTCGTCTCGTCATTCCCGGCTGGGAAGGCAACACCTGCATCAAATGGATTAGGCGGCTCAAGCTCGGCACGGCGCCCTTCATGACACGAGAGGAAACCAGTCGCTATACCGACCTCATGCCGGACGGCAAGTCCAGACAGTTTACGTTCGTGATGGAAGCCAAATCAGTGATCACAAGCCCGTCAGGTGGCCAGAGGATCGAGCCGGGCTTCGTCGAGATTCGAGGGCTGGCCTGGAGCGGTCTAGGGTCCGTAAGAGCAGTGGATGTGAGCGCGGACGGAGGGCGGACCTGGCATCCTACGCAGCTACAAGCACCGGTGCTTCCACGGTGCCACACGCGATTTCGGTTCGGATGGCGTTGGAACGGAGACGAGACGATCATCCAAAGCCGCTGCACCGATGAGACGGGCTACGTCCAGCCGACCCGAACGGCACTCGTGGCAAGCAGAGGAACCAACTCGTTCTACCATTACAACGCGATTCACAGCTGGAAGATTGATCAACAAGGGAATGTGACCAATGTGTCGGTCTAG
- a CDS encoding DoxX family protein — protein sequence MMRKKGWSRVVLDHVVASYGRVVWGLEALLPLFDVSVRLYLAHIFWTGGMVKLSSWMSTVMLFTMVYDVPWLPPEMAAYVTTAVELGGSVLLAIGLAGRGAALSLFGLNIVASISYGQVSEAALQETFYVGVLFLYFVLHGPGLLSADALVQYVVRQKQTSNHLAPVAATNAQ from the coding sequence ATGATGCGCAAGAAGGGATGGTCGAGAGTAGTCCTCGATCATGTGGTGGCCTCGTACGGTCGAGTCGTCTGGGGCTTGGAGGCCTTGTTACCCCTCTTTGACGTGTCGGTGCGTCTGTACCTTGCGCATATCTTCTGGACAGGCGGGATGGTGAAGCTCTCCAGTTGGATGTCGACGGTGATGCTCTTTACCATGGTCTACGACGTGCCATGGCTGCCGCCGGAGATGGCCGCCTACGTGACAACCGCCGTCGAATTAGGCGGCTCGGTCCTACTGGCGATTGGTCTGGCCGGTCGGGGGGCGGCCCTCTCGCTGTTCGGACTCAACATCGTCGCCTCGATCTCGTATGGGCAAGTATCTGAAGCGGCGCTCCAAGAAACGTTCTATGTGGGGGTCTTGTTCCTGTATTTCGTGTTGCACGGTCCTGGGCTTCTCTCCGCCGACGCCTTAGTGCAATATGTGGTACGACAGAAACAAACGTCCAACCACCTTGCACCAGTTGCGGCAACGAATGCACAGTAA
- a CDS encoding Crp/Fnr family transcriptional regulator has product MEQASSSSNKLWYLKHIRLFDGISSSDMQEMEKITRMEEVKKRQPLYLPGDPSSSVYLLKKGRVKIANTAPSGKEVTFEILEPGEVFGELEVLEDAPRSTSAEALDDTLICVIPRKDFDQYLAMHPNVTVKLTKLIGLRLRKIQSRVEDLVFRDVPARLAHLLREVGKTDGVVDKQGIRLRAKLTHQEMANLIGCSRETVSTIMGQFRDQGLIHMDGRTITLLKPDALSRLAF; this is encoded by the coding sequence ATGGAACAGGCTTCCTCATCCTCGAATAAGCTGTGGTACCTGAAGCACATTCGCTTGTTCGACGGTATTTCTTCGTCCGATATGCAGGAGATGGAGAAGATTACCCGTATGGAGGAAGTCAAGAAGCGACAGCCGCTCTATCTTCCCGGTGATCCGAGTAGCAGTGTGTATTTGCTGAAAAAAGGGCGAGTCAAAATTGCCAATACCGCCCCCAGCGGGAAAGAAGTCACCTTTGAGATTCTCGAGCCAGGCGAAGTCTTCGGTGAGCTGGAGGTCTTGGAAGATGCTCCCCGCTCGACCTCAGCGGAAGCGCTCGATGACACACTCATCTGCGTGATCCCGCGCAAAGACTTCGACCAGTACTTAGCGATGCATCCGAATGTGACGGTAAAACTCACCAAGCTCATCGGCCTGCGGCTCAGGAAAATCCAGAGCCGCGTCGAGGATCTCGTCTTTCGCGATGTGCCGGCCCGCTTAGCGCACCTCCTTCGTGAGGTCGGGAAGACTGATGGCGTCGTGGACAAGCAGGGGATTCGTCTGAGGGCCAAGTTGACTCATCAAGAAATGGCGAATCTGATCGGCTGCAGCCGCGAAACCGTGAGCACCATTATGGGGCAGTTTCGGGACCAAGGGCTCATCCATATGGATGGGCGAACGATCACCCTTCTGAAACCTGACGCACTTTCTCGCCTCGCGTTCTGA
- a CDS encoding DUF2282 domain-containing protein, whose product MNAKTKKTAVIHSALLVALSIAGTQAANAEPKVPQLPSGWEACGGVAKAGMNDCAVRTSLHACAGMAKSDNEADSYVFLPKGLCAKVAKGTVLAITKEDMAKMKEEMKKM is encoded by the coding sequence ATGAACGCGAAGACGAAGAAAACCGCCGTGATCCATTCCGCATTGTTGGTTGCATTGAGCATCGCCGGCACTCAAGCGGCAAACGCCGAGCCCAAGGTCCCACAACTTCCGTCTGGTTGGGAAGCTTGCGGCGGGGTCGCCAAGGCCGGCATGAACGACTGTGCCGTTAGAACCAGCCTCCATGCCTGTGCGGGCATGGCGAAATCCGACAACGAGGCCGATTCGTATGTGTTCCTGCCGAAAGGTTTGTGCGCCAAGGTCGCGAAGGGCACCGTGCTCGCCATCACGAAAGAAGACATGGCCAAGATGAAAGAAGAAATGAAGAAGATGTAG
- a CDS encoding TVP38/TMEM64 family protein: METQCADGHQDATTHPISPLHQGTLPVTSTKAHPSGKVIIALIIGLAIGAFFYFDLGRFLSLDALKDNRDDLLAFSDANYVAAVGIFIVAYAIVTGLSLPGAVILTLAGGFVFGAVLGTVFVNFGATTGATLAFLTARYLLRDTVEQKFGQSLRPFQEGFAKNAFSYLLTLRLIPLFPFFVVNLVSGLTRVNAGTYIGATALGIIPGSFVYAYAGHQLGTMNSLKEIASPNVIGAFVLLGLLALVPVVYKRFAANKPAAENT; this comes from the coding sequence ATGGAAACGCAGTGCGCAGACGGACATCAGGATGCCACGACCCATCCGATTTCTCCTTTGCATCAGGGCACGTTACCCGTTACGTCTACTAAGGCACATCCCTCGGGCAAGGTGATCATCGCTCTCATAATCGGACTGGCCATCGGGGCGTTCTTCTATTTCGATCTTGGCCGGTTCTTGTCCTTGGACGCTCTGAAAGACAATCGGGACGATCTGCTGGCATTTTCGGACGCGAATTATGTCGCAGCGGTCGGCATCTTCATTGTCGCCTATGCGATCGTTACGGGCTTGTCGTTGCCGGGTGCGGTCATTCTCACGCTCGCCGGCGGGTTCGTCTTCGGTGCCGTCCTTGGAACGGTATTCGTGAATTTCGGGGCAACGACCGGAGCCACCTTGGCGTTTCTCACCGCGCGGTATCTGTTACGGGACACCGTGGAGCAAAAGTTCGGACAATCGCTGAGACCGTTCCAAGAAGGCTTCGCCAAGAATGCCTTCAGCTACCTGCTGACCCTGCGACTGATTCCCCTCTTTCCGTTCTTTGTGGTCAATTTGGTATCAGGCCTGACCCGCGTGAACGCGGGAACGTACATCGGAGCCACCGCGCTCGGCATTATTCCTGGTTCGTTCGTCTATGCCTATGCAGGACACCAACTGGGGACCATGAACTCACTGAAGGAAATCGCATCGCCGAATGTGATCGGAGCCTTTGTGCTCTTGGGGCTACTTGCCCTCGTACCGGTCGTCTATAAACGATTTGCGGCCAACAAACCAGCGGCAGAAAATACATAG
- a CDS encoding cytochrome c has protein sequence MSIILVLGLLLVSPSISVAEESRYGLGLPAGEAAIKAWDIDVNPTGIGLPPGRGTVQQGAIIYENKCAACHGPTGIEGPKDRLIGGQGSLTTAQPIKTIGSYWPYATTLYDYIFRAMPFTAPQSLTSDEVYALVTWLLHQNGIIPKDAVIDARTLPAVTMPNRGGFVSDPRPDVPGH, from the coding sequence ATGTCGATTATTCTGGTGCTGGGCCTGCTCCTGGTTTCTCCCAGTATCTCCGTGGCAGAGGAATCCCGCTATGGATTGGGACTGCCGGCTGGCGAGGCAGCCATCAAGGCATGGGATATCGATGTGAATCCGACCGGCATAGGTTTGCCGCCCGGTCGAGGCACCGTCCAACAGGGGGCGATCATCTATGAGAACAAATGTGCAGCCTGCCATGGACCAACGGGCATCGAAGGGCCGAAAGATCGGCTGATCGGAGGCCAAGGTTCGCTGACCACAGCGCAACCGATCAAGACTATCGGCAGCTATTGGCCCTATGCCACCACGTTGTATGATTACATCTTCCGTGCCATGCCGTTCACTGCGCCGCAGTCACTCACGTCGGATGAAGTGTATGCCCTCGTCACGTGGCTGCTGCATCAAAACGGCATCATTCCGAAGGATGCGGTGATTGACGCCCGGACGCTTCCAGCCGTTACGATGCCCAATCGTGGTGGGTTTGTGTCAGATCCAAGACCGGATGTGCCGGGTCACTGA
- a CDS encoding mercuric reductase, with protein MSEHEQSLVLPSDEYNRQLVANVHPPDWVNPEPTGRYNIVVIGAGTAGLITAVVAASLGAKVALIEKHLMGGDCLNVGCVPSKGMIRAARAWADLRRAKEFGLDIPAGVTYDFGAVMARMRKLRAQISHNDSAHRYAKLGVDIYIGSGRFPGPETIQVEGPAGNRVLTFVKAAVCTGARAAVPTTPGLQEVGYLTNETVFSLTELPQRLAVIGAGPIGCELAQSFARFGSQVYLVEAAHGIMPNEDRDAADTVEQQMVRDGVKLLCCGKQLQVGKTENGKRLTVGSHGQQYDVTVDEILVGVGRAPNVEGIGLEAAGVDYDKNGIKVNDRLQTTNPKIFAAGDICSRYKFTHAADAMAQIVIQNALFPHPFGLGSASVESLIMPWCTFTEPEIAHVGMYEKEAQEKGLEVETYTYKLDEVDRAILDGEDEGFARVHIEKGTDKILGVTIVAAHAGDMISEFSVAMKAGAGAKTIAATIHPYPTQAEVNKKVVNLWRKAHFTQRTKNLLIKLFAWMRR; from the coding sequence ATGAGTGAGCACGAGCAATCGTTGGTGCTTCCGAGCGATGAATACAATCGGCAACTCGTCGCCAATGTGCATCCTCCCGATTGGGTCAACCCTGAGCCGACCGGTCGCTACAACATCGTGGTCATCGGCGCCGGCACGGCGGGACTGATTACGGCGGTCGTTGCCGCAAGTCTCGGAGCCAAAGTCGCGCTGATCGAAAAACATCTGATGGGTGGGGACTGCCTGAATGTCGGTTGCGTACCGTCCAAAGGCATGATCCGAGCGGCCAGGGCCTGGGCCGATCTCCGGCGTGCCAAAGAGTTTGGCCTCGATATTCCTGCCGGCGTGACGTACGACTTCGGAGCCGTGATGGCGCGCATGAGAAAATTGCGCGCGCAGATCAGTCACAACGATTCAGCTCATCGATATGCCAAACTGGGCGTGGACATCTACATCGGCAGCGGGCGTTTTCCTGGTCCCGAGACCATCCAGGTAGAAGGACCGGCAGGCAATCGTGTGTTGACTTTTGTGAAGGCCGCCGTCTGCACCGGCGCACGAGCGGCAGTACCGACCACACCGGGCCTACAGGAAGTCGGATACCTGACCAACGAAACTGTCTTTTCATTGACCGAACTGCCCCAGCGCCTCGCGGTGATCGGGGCAGGCCCGATCGGCTGCGAGCTGGCCCAGTCGTTTGCCCGTTTCGGAAGCCAGGTCTACTTGGTCGAAGCGGCACATGGCATCATGCCGAACGAGGATCGCGATGCGGCGGACACTGTCGAGCAACAGATGGTTCGGGATGGCGTGAAGCTGCTGTGCTGCGGCAAACAGTTACAAGTCGGGAAGACCGAAAACGGCAAGCGACTGACCGTCGGATCGCATGGCCAACAGTATGATGTGACCGTCGACGAAATTCTGGTCGGAGTCGGACGAGCACCGAACGTGGAGGGGATCGGGTTGGAGGCAGCGGGAGTGGATTATGACAAGAACGGGATCAAAGTGAATGACCGGTTGCAGACGACGAATCCGAAGATCTTCGCAGCAGGCGACATTTGTTCACGCTACAAATTTACCCATGCCGCTGATGCCATGGCGCAAATCGTCATCCAAAATGCGCTGTTTCCGCATCCCTTCGGCCTTGGCTCTGCCAGCGTGGAATCGCTGATCATGCCCTGGTGCACCTTCACTGAACCGGAGATTGCCCATGTCGGGATGTACGAAAAAGAGGCACAAGAAAAAGGCCTCGAAGTTGAAACGTACACCTATAAGCTCGATGAAGTTGACCGGGCGATCTTGGACGGAGAAGACGAAGGGTTTGCGAGGGTTCACATCGAAAAAGGCACGGATAAGATCCTGGGCGTGACGATCGTGGCCGCGCATGCGGGTGACATGATCAGCGAATTTTCCGTCGCCATGAAAGCGGGAGCCGGAGCCAAGACGATCGCGGCAACCATCCATCCCTATCCCACGCAAGCTGAAGTGAACAAGAAGGTAGTGAACCTCTGGCGCAAGGCGCATTTCACACAACGAACCAAGAATCTGTTGATCAAACTGTTTGCCTGGATGCGCCGATAG
- a CDS encoding DUF692 domain-containing protein → MSQLVATPIPAHAGIGLRSQHYREILEEPPPVAWMEAHPENYFGEGGAPLRILERVRSQYPLSFHGVGLSLGATDPIDSTHLRKLKALLDRFQPTFVSEHLSWSSVDGRFFNDLLPLPYTEESLNHVCARIDEVQTELQRSILIENVTRYLTWRDSTIPEGEFMTEVVRRTGCGILLDLNNLYVNAVNFHLDPVKFMDAIPPGAVQEIHLAGFDHVGRWLVDTHGQAVYPEVWSLYEWALHHFGPRPTLIEWDTNLPPLAVLLEQASQANAMLGACYATPA, encoded by the coding sequence ATGTCACAACTGGTTGCCACTCCGATCCCGGCGCACGCCGGGATCGGGCTTCGATCACAACATTATCGAGAGATCCTGGAGGAGCCACCTCCAGTCGCATGGATGGAGGCCCATCCGGAGAACTACTTCGGTGAAGGCGGCGCACCGCTTCGCATCCTTGAGCGCGTCAGATCCCAATACCCGCTCAGCTTTCACGGAGTCGGGCTCTCGTTGGGTGCCACGGATCCGATCGACTCGACCCATCTTCGTAAACTGAAGGCACTGCTCGATCGATTCCAGCCGACTTTCGTGTCGGAGCATCTGTCGTGGAGTTCCGTCGATGGTCGCTTCTTCAACGATTTGTTGCCGCTCCCGTATACAGAAGAAAGCTTGAACCATGTCTGCGCCAGGATCGACGAAGTTCAAACAGAGTTGCAGAGGTCTATCCTCATCGAAAATGTCACTCGGTACCTGACCTGGCGGGATTCGACAATTCCGGAGGGTGAGTTCATGACTGAAGTCGTGAGGCGAACCGGGTGCGGGATACTGTTAGATCTCAACAATCTCTATGTCAATGCCGTGAATTTCCACCTGGACCCAGTAAAGTTTATGGATGCCATTCCGCCCGGTGCCGTGCAAGAGATCCATCTGGCGGGTTTCGATCACGTCGGAAGATGGCTGGTCGATACCCATGGGCAAGCGGTGTATCCGGAGGTCTGGAGTCTGTACGAGTGGGCCCTTCACCACTTCGGTCCACGACCAACGTTGATTGAATGGGATACCAACCTCCCGCCGCTGGCCGTGTTGCTGGAGCAAGCCTCACAGGCCAATGCCATGCTCGGAGCCTGTTATGCCACGCCTGCATGA
- a CDS encoding DNA-binding domain-containing protein, whose amino-acid sequence MPRLHELQRAFASAIVEGKGLPSVTSLQGGPSWRSLALYRRLIRHNYVQALRITYPVLHRLIGGRYFSVFARGYLKRYPSTSGDLFAYGQHFPLFLRQLESPRLLIELARLEWVCHELHQAADSPLPSQELVKTLATVDPFSVTFRLNPAVRLLRCALPVHRVWHALQPEVGGKEIDDVCLSPEEGGLLVTRAGGKIHVRSLSSKQWWLLQAVRDRKTVAEVEYLAKEFRPEIDLAQFLIGLSNAATGSVLSIEVQS is encoded by the coding sequence ATGCCACGCCTGCATGAGCTACAACGCGCGTTCGCCTCTGCGATTGTTGAAGGGAAAGGCCTGCCGTCCGTCACCTCGCTGCAGGGTGGACCATCGTGGCGAAGCCTGGCCCTCTATCGCCGATTGATTCGACACAACTATGTGCAGGCATTGAGGATCACCTATCCGGTCCTGCATCGATTGATCGGAGGGCGCTATTTCAGCGTGTTTGCACGCGGGTATCTGAAGCGGTATCCCTCGACGAGCGGCGATCTGTTTGCGTATGGGCAGCACTTTCCGCTCTTCCTCCGTCAACTTGAAAGCCCTCGTCTGCTTATCGAACTGGCGCGATTAGAATGGGTCTGCCACGAACTGCATCAAGCTGCCGACAGCCCGCTTCCTTCTCAAGAGTTGGTGAAGACCCTTGCTACGGTCGATCCTTTCTCTGTGACGTTCCGTCTGAATCCGGCCGTGCGGCTGCTGCGATGCGCGCTGCCGGTCCATCGAGTCTGGCACGCGCTCCAACCAGAAGTTGGTGGAAAGGAGATCGACGACGTATGCCTGTCTCCTGAGGAGGGTGGTCTCCTTGTGACGAGAGCCGGTGGAAAGATTCATGTCAGGAGCCTCTCGTCCAAACAGTGGTGGCTGCTTCAGGCGGTGCGCGATCGAAAAACCGTGGCGGAAGTCGAGTATCTGGCCAAAGAGTTCAGACCAGAAATCGACCTTGCGCAATTTTTGATCGGGCTGTCCAATGCCGCCACAGGCTCGGTACTTTCAATCGAGGTACAGTCATGA